The Drosophila mauritiana strain mau12 chromosome 2R, ASM438214v1, whole genome shotgun sequence genome has a segment encoding these proteins:
- the LOC117136935 gene encoding uncharacterized protein LOC117136935 produces MSTLRLVLQFMLLSLVLVSGKFLYHRRYKYSPELIAELKDFEKLIPTVTIDEVVAEHMITDSGFRKAIKFLRSSDFKRLQQRIESLPEVVDLINFVHLNDTTQGTVEKYWFRNNTYNRLRRSVYHDLREQIVLVLFESGSEVRQLSSFTSFVQEILTHLPRDRFVALINEKRQKSALFAKFYQALKSAEFKAKSEAAWKTSNVQSVIQELSRHSIDAQDLKTIGYEVISWGPNIV; encoded by the exons ATGAGTACTTTGAGACTGGTGCTGCAATTCATGCTCCTCAGTTTGGTGCTGGTTTCGGGAAAGTTTCTCTATCACCGGAGATACAAATACTCCCCGGAGCTGATAGCCGAACTGAAAGACTTCGAAAAGCTGATTCCCACGGTTACCATCGACGAAGTGGTCGCCGAGCATATGATTACGGATTCCGGGTTCCGCAAGGCCATTAAGTTTTTGCGCAGCTCCGATTTCAAGAGGCTGCAACAGCGCATTGAATCTCTGCCAGAAGTTGTGGATCTGATTAATTTCGTGCACCTAAATGACACGACCCAAGGAACTGTGGAAAAGTACTGGTTTCGTAATAACACATACAACAGGCTTCGCAGGTCGGTTTATCACGACCTTAGGGAGCAGATTGTCTTGGTGCTTTTCGAATCGGGTTCAGAGGTCAGACAGTTGAGTTCGTTCACCAGTTTCGTGCAGGAAATACTGACGCATTTGCCCCGTGATCGATTTGTCGCCCTGATCAATGAAAAGCGCCAGAAGAGTGCCTTATTCGCCAAGTTCTATCAGGCACTGAAAAGTGCAGAGTTCAAGGCGAAATCCGAAGCGGCATGG AAAACCAGCAATGTACAGAGCGTCATTCAAGAACTATCGCGACATTCCATCGATGCCCAGGATCTGAAAACCATCGGCTACGAAGTCATCTCTTGGGGTCCGAACATAGTATGA
- the LOC117136933 gene encoding NADP-dependent malic enzyme, with the protein MQKSPRMSRLSDGKKKIKEDEKKEKAEVDLEKNKELKCVSNYDKTEILDYMPRYMDTFWKMDTRLSGSKVNGLWMLNQSNYNKGLAFTLNERRVLSIHGLLPVAVRTMGEQVEVCKNLLATFTNNVQQYIYLTYLSRRNRRLFYSLLLSNPDRYVPMTDVSGSLDLLTVHRMLHSMGQGLYICIKDLGHVSQILCNWPHRCVRCLLVSNGASVLSVGDLGVDEMPILFSNLHQNVVYGGIHPAYCLAVMLDVGTNNEELLQDPIYTGLKERRCSEKLYDQLFEEFTLSVMQQYGPRALILCKDFEAQKAKKQLELYRARQCIVDLDFQCFAAVALAGVIVCNRLKRVFFSSNVFLFYGAEAINIGMARLCMVLLKREGLIEMKAREKIWFFDANGLIVLGRKDIPEELLEFANQRDPIFDLVEAIQELKPNILVGGSSLPNTFTPDVLRAMEKSADQPVIFALSRPLEQAECSAEDAFSYTKGHCIFISGSKLPPLKYANKWYQPGHCTSSYLVAGISCGVILAGFTTIPDEAFCVAAERLASLVWPCDLEKRNVYPPMRKIQCISLQIAEAIFTYAFGRGLATLYPQPENPMEYIKNSMYNPEYRMNIVDVYCMQNRSIATTESRKYYTLDI; encoded by the coding sequence ATGCAGAAGTCGCCCAGGATGAGCCGCCTGTCGGacggaaaaaagaaaattaaggAGGATGAAAAGAAGGAGAAGGCGGAAGTAGACTTGGAGAAGAACAAGGAGCTAAAGTGCGTGAGCAACTATGACAAGACCGAGATACTCGACTATATGCCCCGATATATGGACACCTTCTGGAAAATGGACACGCGGCTGAGCGGATCGAAGGTGAATGGTCTATGGATGCTCAACCAGTCCAACTACAACAAGGGACTGGCCTTCACGCTGAACGAAAGACGTGTGCTGTCCATTCACGGACTACTTCCGGTGGCAGTGCGAACAATGGGTGAACAGGTGGAGGTCTGCAAAAATCTCCTCGCGACATTTACCAATAACGTGCAACAGTATATATATCTGACCTATCTGTCTCGTCGAAATAGGCGACTATTCTACTCCCTTTTGCTGTCCAATCCCGATCGCTATGTGCCCATGACGGATGTCTCGGGCTCGTTAGATCTGCTAACGGTCCACAGGATGCTCCACTCGATGGGTCAGGGTCTGTACATTTGCATTAAGGATCTGGGGCACGTGTCGCAAATCCTGTGCAATTGGCCACACCGCTGCGTTCGCTGCCTGCTGGTGAGCAATGGTGCCTCTGTTCTGAGTGTGGGTGACTTGGGTGTCGATGAGATGCCCATACTGTTCTCCAACTTGCACCAGAATGTGGTCTATGGCGGCATTCATCCGGCTTATTGTTTGGCCGTAATGTTGGATGTGGGCACCAACAACGAGGAACTGTTGCAAGATCCGATTTATACGGGCCTGAAGGAGCGCCGTTGCTCAGAGAAACTGTACGACCAGCTGTTCGAGGAATTCACACTGTCCGTGATGCAGCAGTATGGACCACGTGCCCTGATCCTGTGCAAGGACTTTGAGGCCCAGAAGGCCAAGAAGCAATTGGAGCTGTACCGCGCACGCCAGTGCATCGTGGACTTGGACTTTCAGTGcttcgctgcagttgctctgGCCGGTGTGATTGTCTGCAACCGATTGAAGAGAGTCTTCTTCTCATCCAACGTATTCCTGTTCTACGGCGCCGAAGCCATAAACATTGGCATGGCTCGATTGTGTATGGTCCTGCTGAAACGTGAGGGTCTCATCGAAATGAAGGCCAGGGAGAAGATTTGGTTCTTCGATGCCAACGGATTGATAGTACTGGGCAGGAAGGACATACCCGAAGAGCTGCTGGAATTTGCCAACCAAAGGGATCCGATCTTCGACCTGGTCGAGGCCATTCAGGAGTTGAAGCCCAACATCCTGGTGGGTGGGTCATCGCTGCCGAATACCTTTACCCCCGATGTCCTGCGTGCCATGGAGAAGAGCGCCGACCAACCTGTGATATTTGCATTATCAAGACCCCTAGAGCAAGCCGAGTGCTCTGCGGAGGATGCCTTCTCCTACACGAAGGGTCATTGCATCTTCATCTCGGGTTCGAAGCTCCCCCCTCTGAAGTATGCCAACAAATGGTATCAGCCGGGTCATTGCACTAGTAGCTATTTGGTAGCTGGAATAAGTTGCGGCGTGATCTTGGCCGGATTCACCACCATTCCGGATGAGGCATTCTGCGTGGCCGCCGAGCGTTTGGCCAGCCTGGTCTGGCCCTGTGACCTGGAGAAGCGGAATGTGTATCCGCCGATGAGGAAGATCCAGTGCATCAGCCTGCAGATTGCCGAGGCCATATTCACGTACGCCTTTGGACGCGGCCTGGCCACTTTGTATCCGCAGCCGGAAAACCCAATGGAATACATCAAGAACTCGATGTACAACCCGGAGTACCGAATGAACATCGTTGACGTTTACTGCATGCAAAACCGTAGTATCGCCACCACGGAATCCCGCAAGTACTACACGCTTGATATCTAG
- the LOC117136936 gene encoding uncharacterized protein LOC117136936, with translation MNPGQLLVLAIFATAISLSMGFPQDDLIKPGSDESDVSGIGFVTLDGTASEESDESDQGNASDDLIFLSRQKPNPANNSVDLSAFVALIPLQEVQSIAAHYYHHDAEFQRAYAFLASSDFADIKRKILQLPEVLEFTNYLGANGLDVVKVMHSVAGVFKPSILSAAAVNEPTKATTTEDGSSGAGEAQTGLHGMVERVLEILPQDQLYALFFDEFESNKQFAAFVDSISSPKFAKILSGLQNSMPLRNLLFVLHNNSIYVERIVESVKSYLSISSF, from the exons ATGAATCCCGGCCAGCTGTTagttttggccatttttgcCACTGCAATTTCCCTTTCGATGGGTTTTCCCCAGGACGATCTAATTAAGCCGGGTAGTGACGAATCGGACGTGAGTGGCATTGGCTTCGTGACGCTCGACGGAACCGCCAGCGAAGAGAGTGACGAAAGCGACCAAGGCAATGCGTCCGAtgatttgatatttttgaGTCGCCAAAAGCCAAATCCGGCCAACAATTCCGTCGATTTGAGCGCCTTTGTGGCACTGATTCCTCTGCAAGAAGTCCAGTCCATTGCTGCCCACTATTATCACCACGATGCGGAGTTTCAAAGGGCCTATGCCTTCCTCGCCAGCAGCGATTTTGCGGACATCAAGCGGAAAATACTTCAGCTGCCGGAAGTGCTGGAGTTCACCAACTATCTGGGTGCCAATGGTCTAGATGTGGTCAAGGTGATGCattctgtggcaggcgtattcAAACCGTCCATTCTGAGCGCCGCAGCGGTCAACG AGCCAACTAAAGCCACAACCACCGAAGATGGCAGCTCCGGCGCTGGAGAAGCACAAACTGGACTCCATGGAATGGTGGAGAGGGTCCTGGAAATTCTGCCGCAGGACCAACTGTACGCCCTATTCTTCGACGAGTTTGAGAGCAACAAACAGTTCGCAGCATTTGTCGACAGCATTAGCAGTCCAAAGTTTGCCAAGATTTTGAGCGGTTTGCAG AACTCAATGCCGCTGCGAAATCTGCTATTTGTCCTGCACAACAACAGTATCTATGTGGAGCGGATTGTGGAGTCCGTAAAATCGTATCTATCCATCTCCAGTTTTTAG
- the LOC117136621 gene encoding protein mono-ADP-ribosyltransferase Parp16, with amino-acid sequence MTRLSSATSVGYPSQMPAKRISWRRLAALLPNSIGLSLKPVTPHLRDLHLVQRRLQEDFLGCEALWTIFVAAAWSYRYRTRLRPLPSHWNTIDLVFNTLADAPRLEVLQQQLMHCDYQACSPNVVRLLTDILVDQADRVSLSSLRPCEFEELYAHLGMSPPKRSPTQIFEVRTGKGNEKGEAYARLRQENKESVRLGFYGCKLEKVYSLLNSQDFLDNGKYLELTCDINEALARSKPQAGVGGSRCGSILRCVALVEFVFQDNETSRDRKQVIIKYANTMQVSYLLMYGQSCKEYAMERQIKLMAEPARELLIWLERYHEKAISLGVGLLIVSSMAHFGSTFFRLFARTGFHVFKRGLL; translated from the coding sequence ATGACTCGGCTGTCGAGCGCCACCTCGGTGGGGTATCCCAGTCAAATGCCGGCGAAAAGGATCAGCTGGCGGCGTTTGGCGGCACTACTGCCGAATTCCATAGGTCTGTCATTAAAGCCGGTGACGCCTCATTTGAGGGACCTACATCTCGTCCAGCGCCGCCTGCAGGAGGATTTTCTGGGCTGTGAGGCTCTGTGGACGATTTTTGTGGCAGCCGCCTGGAGTTATCGCTACAGAACGCGGCTGAGACCATTGCCCAGCCACTGGAATACCATAGATTTGGTTTTTAATACGCTGGCTGATGCACCCAGACTGGAGGTGCTACAGCAACAGCTCATGCACTGCGACTATCAGGCCTGCTCCCCCAATGTGGTTCGTTTGCTAACGGACATCCTGGTGGATCAGGCCGATCGCGTGTCCTTGAGCTCCCTGCGACCCTGCGAGTTCGAGGAGCTGTACGCCCACCTGGGCATGTCGCCTCCCAAGCGGTCACCCACCCAGATCTTTGAGGTGCGAACGGGCAAGGGCAACGAGAAAGGGGAGGCATATGCGCGTTTGCGGCAGGAGAACAAGGAATCCGTTCGCCTGGGCTTCTATGGCTGCAAGCTGGAGAAAGTCTATTCGCTTCTGAATTCCCAGGATTTCCTGGACAATGGAAAGTATCTGGAGCTAACCTGCGACATCAATGAAGCCCTGGCCAGAAGTAAGCCCCAGGCTGGTGTGGGTGGCTCCCGTTGCGGATCGATCCTGCGATGTGTGGCTCTGGTGGAGTTCGTCTTCCAGGACAATGAAACCAGCCGCGATAGGAAGCAAGTGATCATCAAGTATGCGAACACCATGCAGGTATCGTATCTACTAATGTATGGCCAAAGCTGCAAAGAATACGCAATGGAGCGGCAGATCAAGCTGATGGCGGAGCCAGCTCGAGAGCTGCTCATCTGGCTGGAGAGATACCACGAAAAAGCCATATCCTTGGGCGTTGGCCTGCTGATCGTTTCCTCGATGGCTCATTTCGGAAGCACTTTCTTTCGCCTGTTTGCTCGCACTGGCTTCCACGTATTCAAGCGAGGTCTTCTGTGA